In a single window of the Flavobacterium sp. W4I14 genome:
- a CDS encoding RNA polymerase sigma factor (sigma-70 family) (product_source=TIGR02937; cath_funfam=1.10.1740.10; cog=COG1595; pfam=PF04542,PF08281; superfamily=88659,88946; tigrfam=TIGR02937), whose amino-acid sequence MNLQSYNDQDLVKVYIAGNENGLQELLRRHKSKIYTSIYLLVKDQYLAEDIFQDAFIKVINTLRSGRYNEEGKFLPWVMRIAHNLVIDYFRKEKRTPIITSADGMDVFNMLHFYDESAEDKMLRDQTHKDLKAMIHLLPDEQKEVLLMRHYADLSFKEIADLTDVSINTALGRMRYALSNLRKMLKTKEMTYKG is encoded by the coding sequence ATGAATTTACAATCATATAATGATCAGGACCTGGTAAAGGTATATATTGCCGGGAACGAGAATGGATTGCAGGAACTTTTAAGAAGACATAAAAGTAAAATTTATACCTCTATCTACTTATTGGTTAAAGACCAATATCTGGCGGAGGATATTTTTCAGGATGCTTTTATAAAAGTAATTAATACCCTGCGGTCGGGAAGATATAACGAAGAAGGCAAATTTTTGCCTTGGGTAATGCGTATTGCCCATAACTTGGTTATCGATTATTTCAGAAAAGAAAAGAGAACACCAATCATCACCAGTGCTGATGGAATGGATGTATTCAATATGCTACACTTTTATGATGAGAGCGCAGAAGACAAAATGCTTCGCGACCAGACCCATAAAGATTTAAAAGCAATGATCCATTTATTGCCTGATGAGCAGAAAGAAGTACTCCTAATGCGCCATTACGCTGATTTAAGCTTTAAAGAGATCGCAGATTTAACCGATGTAAGCATCAATACAGCATTAGGCCGTATGCGTTATGCATTGAGTAATTTGCGTAAAATGCTTAAAACAAAGGAGATGACCTACAAAGGGTAG
- a CDS encoding hypothetical protein (product_source=Hypo-rule applied) translates to MTKTSTSKTNVNLPTPNMFQPRTDIESDAEIDLFYDQIKGKLDRLAKNPQDETINKILAYSSAK, encoded by the coding sequence ATGACAAAAACCTCTACATCAAAAACAAATGTAAATTTACCTACACCTAACATGTTTCAGCCTAGAACTGATATTGAATCTGACGCAGAAATCGACTTATTTTATGATCAAATAAAAGGTAAGTTAGATAGACTGGCTAAAAATCCTCAAGATGAAACCATCAACAAGATTTTAGCTTACAGCAGCGCAAAGTAG
- a CDS encoding DHA1 family arabinose polymer transporter-like MFS transporter (product_source=KO:K08156; cath_funfam=1.20.1250.20; cog=COG2814; ko=KO:K08156; pfam=PF07690; superfamily=103473; transmembrane_helix_parts=Inside_1_4,TMhelix_5_27,Outside_28_39,TMhelix_40_62,Inside_63_68,TMhelix_69_91,Outside_92_94,TMhelix_95_117,Inside_118_128,TMhelix_129_151,Outside_152_155,TMhelix_156_178,Inside_179_199,TMhelix_200_222,Outside_223_236,TMhelix_237_256,Inside_257_267,TMhelix_268_287,Outside_288_290,TMhelix_291_313,Inside_314_332,TMhelix_333_352,Outside_353_356,TMhelix_357_376,Inside_377_394): MNKNLLPLTLGGLGIGITEFVMMGLLPDISKDLAVTIPQAGHLISAYALGVVIGAPLLIMIAGKYPPKMILIALMIMFTVFNAFSAFAPTFNTLFIARLLSGLPHGAFFGVGSVVASRIAEKGKAAQAVSLMFMGLTIANIVGVPLGTFIGHNFSWRISFAVVVFVGLVTLLSLKLWLPALEATKNRDLKAELSFFKKREAWIIIFMISIGTGGLFTWYSYIAPLMTDIAGFSPNAVTYILMLAGLGMMFGNYVGGRLADKFSPAKASAALLLTMVVTLTIVHFVSASQPLALIMTFVTGAVSFALAAPIQMLMIQSAKGSEMLAASASQASFNIGNALGAFFGGLPLVYGFDYTSPAYVGAAMALVGAFFAFWLIKSNQGVTDQVKVPAASFH, translated from the coding sequence ATGAACAAGAACTTGCTCCCACTCACTTTAGGCGGTTTAGGCATCGGGATAACAGAATTTGTTATGATGGGCCTGCTACCCGATATTTCAAAAGATTTAGCAGTAACCATTCCGCAGGCAGGTCATCTAATTTCTGCATACGCTTTAGGCGTAGTAATCGGCGCACCCTTATTGATTATGATTGCGGGTAAATATCCACCAAAAATGATATTGATAGCTTTGATGATCATGTTCACGGTGTTTAATGCTTTCTCTGCCTTCGCCCCCACTTTTAATACCCTGTTTATTGCCAGATTGCTTTCGGGTTTACCACACGGTGCATTTTTCGGGGTAGGATCGGTAGTGGCCAGCAGAATAGCCGAAAAAGGAAAAGCAGCCCAGGCGGTATCGCTAATGTTTATGGGCTTAACCATCGCCAATATTGTTGGAGTGCCATTGGGCACCTTTATCGGTCATAATTTTTCCTGGCGGATCTCTTTTGCCGTTGTCGTATTTGTTGGCTTGGTTACTTTGCTTAGTTTAAAATTATGGCTGCCAGCGCTGGAAGCCACAAAAAACCGAGACTTAAAAGCCGAACTAAGTTTCTTCAAAAAAAGAGAAGCCTGGATTATCATTTTTATGATCTCAATCGGAACGGGTGGATTATTTACCTGGTACAGTTATATCGCGCCTTTAATGACAGATATTGCAGGCTTTTCGCCAAATGCAGTAACCTATATATTAATGTTAGCGGGTTTGGGCATGATGTTCGGTAATTATGTTGGCGGTCGATTAGCCGATAAATTTTCACCAGCAAAAGCATCTGCAGCCTTGTTGCTCACTATGGTCGTTACCTTAACCATTGTTCACTTCGTATCCGCAAGTCAGCCACTGGCTTTAATTATGACTTTTGTTACCGGCGCCGTATCTTTTGCGTTGGCAGCCCCAATCCAGATGTTAATGATCCAAAGTGCCAAAGGCTCCGAAATGCTGGCCGCCTCAGCAAGCCAGGCTAGTTTTAATATTGGTAATGCCCTGGGCGCATTCTTCGGTGGGCTTCCACTGGTTTATGGTTTCGATTATACTTCGCCCGCTTATGTTGGCGCGGCTATGGCTTTGGTTGGTGCGTTTTTTGCATTTTGGCTGATCAAAAGTAATCAGGGCGTAACGGACCAGGTTAAGGTACCGGCTGCATCTTTTCATTAA